Genomic segment of Geovibrio ferrireducens:
CTATCTGTTTCAGATACTCCCATATGAAGTCACATACAACGCATATACGGCAGACCACACCATCTTCCAGCTTCAGCTTCTGCTGTTCTCCATACTGGCGTTCACGCTGCTGCTGAGAAGCGGGCTTTACCCTGCGGAGATAAAGTCAGTCAATCTCGATTTCGACTTTTTCTACAGAAAAGGCTACAAGCTTTTCGTATGGCTTGTGGACAATATACTGATCAGGTTTATGGATTTCGGCAAGGCTCTCTTCTTCGGCTATATACCGAAAACGCTGGGGATGCTCACCAGAAACCCCGTGGGGCTCCTGCTTATAATGGTTCCCGACAACAGGTTCAAGGGGCTCAGGGAGAAAATGGCAAAATCTGAGGATGGTTATGTGGAAGGTCTGATTGAATACTGGTCAATAGGCATATCCGCCTTTGTGATATGCTTCTTCCTGCTGTTTTATCTGCTGTTTTTCCTCGTACAGAAGCTTATCTGAAATAATATTGCATGGCCGCCCCTGAGGGCGGCTGTGCTGTTTTCCCTAATTTCTTGTATATCTGTTTTTTCCGTTCTTTTTTGATATGTAAAGCGCTTTATCAGCCTTTTCAAATACCTCGGCTGTGCAGTTTCCGCTTTCCCAGAGAGAGATGCCTATGCTGCACCCGACTCTGACTGATTTCCCGTCTATATCAACAGGCATTGAGACAGACTCTATTATTCTTGCTGCGACATTTTCCCCGGTAGTCAAATCACTGGCAAAGAGAACGGCGGCAAACTCGTCCCCGCCTATTCTGGCTGCTATCTCCTCTTTGCGGACTGACGCAGTAAGCCTTCTGCCCACCTCTTTCAGCACCTCATCCCCGGCTGCGTGACCGTAGGTATCGTTTATCGGTTTAAAACCGTCCAGATCTATGTACATAAATTCAAGAGCAAACCCCTGTCTGGCTGCCAGAGCGGTATTTTTCTCCAAATATCTCTCCAGTGCCGCCCGGTTGGGCAGTCCGGTGAGTTTATCAGCCAAAGCAATACTGCGCATGTTGTTCAGCTCGGACTCGGTGCTGGAAAGGCTGAGAATGAGATCATTTATTGAATCCGAAAGAACCTCAATCTCTTTTATCCCTTTGTAGACAGGGATAGGGGCAATCTTGCCGAACCTCAGTTTATCCGCAGCCTTCGCAACAGAGACAATAGGACTTGATACTGCACCCGCAAAAACCCACCCGGCAGCAGAAAATATAAGAGTGAAAAGAACTCCGGTGGATATTATAAAAACCTGCAACTGCTGAACAGGCTGATAAGCCACATTAAGCGGCTGTCTGATGAGGACAGTCCAGCCGAGCCCTTTGTAATCCCCGTAACCGTTGCTGAATGAGTAGCCTGTAAGATATTTGCTGCCATCCCCCCAGTCCTCTACCCGCCAGCCGGAGTCATTGTTCCGGGCATACTTCAGGCTGTCGAGTGCAATCGTCATTCCGATCTCCTCTTTCGGCCCCAGAAGCACGGTATTATCCTGACTGATTATGTATACGGAAATATTTTTCCGTTTATTCACAGGTTCCAGAATCTTATTCTTTATATCATTGACCCACTCCCAGCTGAGATGCGCAGCAAGAACACCTTTCCTGCTTCCAGATGCATCCTCAACAGCGAAGCTTACATCCACAAACTTCATAGGTTCTCCGCTGGGATTTGGGAGGAGCTTGGCAAGCAGAACAGCATCATGTACATCCCCTACAAACTCACCCTTAATCCCCTCAGTGAATACAGGACGTTTTGATATGTCTATTCCTTCGAGAATCCCGCCCGTACTGGCCTTCACTGTACCGGCAGTATCGGTAAAACCTATCCATGAAAATGAAGGAATATTCTTCTGAAGATTTTCAATGGTTTTTCTGATTGAGGTATAATTTTCCGTTTCTGCCACAGCCTCTATCCTTGAGAAGGTTTTTATTTCGCTGTAGCGTGACCACATGTAACGATCCAGCTTATCCGATGTAAGATACGCTGTTTCCGCAAGAGTTTCCCCTATATCCCTCTTTTTATCGGAAATCGATTTCATGCCGATAACAGCCGTCATTGCGGCAGTGAGCAGAACGCATAATAAAGTTATACGCAGTGTTACGTATTTTCTCATTTCCATTGTGTCTGTCCGTAAGATAAATTTTAACTGATAAACTCAGAATAGCAGAAAAAAATATGAATAAAACATAAATACATTAGATCATCTAAAGAAAATCCCGGTTCTCCCTCAACAGTTACTGCCTCTCAGGTTTTTCAGAATCCGTTCATTTTCGCCAGAATATCAAGGGTTTCCTTGGCCCCCTTGCGGTACGGGAAGTCGTCCGGTATCTCAACATTCCTCCTTTGCGCCAGAACAAAAAAGTTTGTCCCGAAGCCACCCTCCGGCATTATAAGCGCCTTAACCGATGCCTTCTGGAGGTCTGTTTCCGCATTTTCTATTTCGCTCAGAATGCCCGACTGCACAAGAAACAGCCACTGCGGTGTAAGTGAAACCGGCTCCAGCCCCGCATCCCTGCCATAGCTCTGCAATGAAGTGAAATCCACAAAGGCGGTTATATCCTGATCACCTATTCTCTCGAAAAAGTCATTGTTCTGGGAATGTTTAAAGTAGCAGGTAACAGTTCCGTCCCTGCGGTAGGAGGCGAATATATTTTCTGCCGGGTAGCCGTAGTCCACGGTGAAAACCATGCCTTTTTCTATCTTCGAGGCCAGAGCCTGAACCCAGCCTATCATGTCCAGATTGAGATCGACTATCTGCCCGTCCGTTATTCTGAGGTTTATCCTGTCGAGATATTCCTGTATCTTCGGGGTGGAAAGCCTGTCAGGATAAAATGTCAGCCCGCCCTCATGCTCAATTACATAGAGTTCCTTAACATCTTCCCCCAGCCTGATGACCCTGTGCACCGGAAAAGCGTCCACCAGTTCGTTTGAGAAGAAAATACCCTGAAATCCGCCGAACTCCTCAAAGCTTTTCCAGCTTACTTTTCCTTCATGCTCTTTAAGCAGTTCACGCTGACAGTCAATGAGATAGCCGCTTTTCTCTATGATGGTGTAGCTGAGCCCTGCATAAAATTCAGGTTTGGAAGTTTTAAGATGCGTGAGAATATCATTAGCCAGCATGCCGCTTCCCGCACCCATTTCACAGAAACAGGCGGGCAGAGAAAGTCTTTCCGCCGTATCAGCAAAAGCATTGGCAAGGGTTCTGCCGAAGGATGCGGAAGCGTTTACGGAGGTGTAAAAGCTCCCCTGATGACCGAAGGGGTTCTTTTTCTGATAGTAGCCCTGCTCCGGCTCGTACAGAGCCATATTCATAAATTCAGCAAAAGTTATCATACCTTTATCGGCAATGCGGGCGCGTATTTTTTCAGTAAGAGAATTCATTATCTAACCTTGAAGTAGAGAGTTATTTCAGCGGAGTCGTTGGTTGCGTATGTAACTGAGTTGAACTTGAGCCTTTCCACAAATTCAACAGCCAGCTTCTCTATGTTTGAATCGCTTCTGGTTATGAGGACTATTCCGTATGTGGTTCCCTGTTTGTCTATCTTGAAACGCACGTTCACCTTTGTGTCGTTAGACAGAGAAAATGTGGGCTTAGGCGGCACATGGGTTATGCGGCGTCTGTTGTTGCTTATATTTTCCAGCACAAAGAAGCTGCTGTCCGCGTATTCCTTCGCCTCAGTGGTGGACTTTTCGCCCTGCCCTGCCCTGACTTCCTTTTCCACGGTCTCACGGGTGGACTGAATCTCTGAGAGGAGCCTTTTATCCACTCTGACTTCAGAATCGGTGGTGACACGGCTTACCTTAAGGTCAGGAATTTCGACCTCGTAATTTGTATCAACATCAACCTTCGGAATATCAAGCTCCGGCATGGTTATTGTGGGTTCAACATTTCTGAAAGGGTTTTCCGCAGGCCGTTCCGGCACACCGGTAACCTTTACGGGCGGTTTGGGCAGAATCTTAGGCCTCGGAGGAATTATCTCCACCGCTATGGGTTCGGATCTGCTCGAAAAATCGACCTTAAATTCCGGCAGAAAGCCCAAAGCGGCTATATGCGCCAGAACAGAGATCAGAACAAACGGAAAAAGCCGTGCCAAGACTACTCCTCGTCAACTGCTATTGCGAACTTTGCAAAGCCGGTTTTTCTGGCAGCGTCCATAACAAAAACCACCTTTCCGTGGGTTGCCGCCTTATCGGCTTCTATAACAACCGTCGCCTCAGGGCTTTCATTCTTAAGGCTGTCCAGTATTCCCGCCACCTTGTCATCAGCGTAAAGAACGCCGTTAACATGGATTCCGCCTTCGCTGTTTATGGAAATACGGATATTTTTCTTAACCTCCACCGGGTCACCCTTCGCCTTGGGCAAATCAACATCAATGGAGCTCGAAACTATGAATGATGTTGATACCATGAAGAAAATAAGCAGAAGGAAGACCACGTCTATCAGAGGCGTAATGTTTATATCAAGGCTCTGTTTGCGGTCGTCTCTGGAAAATTTCACTGTCCGCCCTCTTTGAAGATAAGGTTAATCATTTTACTGGTGGCCTGTTCAAGCTCAAGGCTCACCCTGTCAGACCTGTGGCGCACTATGTAGTAAAATATCATGGTGGGGATAGCCACACTGAGACCTGCCGCAGTGGTAAGCAGCGCCTCGGATATACCCCCGGCGAGAGCCTGAGCATCGCCCACACCCTGAGAGCTTATCACGATGAATGTCTTAATCATACCGAGAACCGTACCCAAAAGACCGAGCAGAGGGGAAACGCTGGCTATGGTCTGGAGCGTGGGGAGATATTTCTCAAGCCTGCGGGCTTCGTAACGGCCTGATTCCTCAGTGGCTTCCATCAGTCTGGAAATGGGCAGGTCAAGGTTGTTCAGCACATCAGAGGCGATTTTGGCAGCAGAACTGGCATCAGCGCTGCTGATTGTTCTTGCCGCTCCGAGATCTTTTTTGCTGAGTGCCTCAAAAAGCTTATCCAGAAAAAGCTTCGGCATGTATCTTTCTTTTCTGAGGGCATAAAGCCTCTCAAGGAATATTCCAAGGGAAATCATGGACAGAAACAGAATCGGATACATAAGCACTCCGCCCTTCTCCATAATCTGCACGAATGAATCCAACATCAATAGACCTCCAATTATATAAATACCTTAAATATATTACACATTTATACACTATCTTACGCCGCAGACGGTCACAAGACTGTACAGTTTGAAAAAACTACATCCTGTGTTTTTTTCAAACACGCTCGCGGACGGATAAACCGTCCTTCGCTCCGCACGGCGGGCTCCCTTCCATGGGAACCTATCACGCTCATCCGCTATCCGAACCGATATAAATACCTTAATATATTACACACTTATACACTATCTTACGCCGCAGACGGTCACAAGACTGTACAGTTTGAAAAAAACTACATCCTACAGCTTGCCCCCACTCGCATGAGAGATTGCTTCACTCTTAAAGAGTTCGCAATGACATCTTAACCGTCACTGCGAGGAAGGCGTGAGCCTGACGCGGCAGTCTCTTCCATGGAAACCTGCTCAGCTATTAATGCCCTGAACGACCCTCCCCCTTTTAAAAAGGGGGAAAGAGGGGGATTTCCCTATTTCCCGCTGAGCTTCTTCTCCAGCACCTGAGCCTCAGAAGTTTTTCCGAGCTTCTTATATATATCGACCGTTTTTCTTAAACTTTGTTTCGCATATTTTGATTCGGGGAAGAGGTAATACCCCTTCATATATGCTGCTGCCGCCTGTTCAGGCTGTTTTTTAACCTCAAGTATTCTGCCCTGATGAAAATACGCACCCGGCATAACGGAAACATTCTTGCTTACCAGCATATCCTTAACCGTCTGCTCGTTTTTAACAAGCTCCGCCCCGTCAAGGAGTGAGAGGTATCTGTCCATACCCGTATAGTAAAGCTCCGAATCCTTGTCCTTAAAATATTCAGCGGATTTCAGAACTTCCGCAGGGTTTCTGGAAACCTCGGCAATCTTGCTGTTGGCAAGCTCCCTGAACCTTTCGGATTCAGTAAGCTGGAGATATATTTTAACAGCCGCAGCAGAATCTTTGGCTTCCGTGCAGTCAGCTTTTAGGAAAAGGGCATCCTCTTTTGAGCCGCCGATAGCCATAAGCCTGTCCGCATCAGCTATACACTGTTCAAGCCTGCCTGTATTTTTGAACAGCCTTCCGCGCAGAAGATACCCCTCGCGCACATACTGGGAATCGGGAAACTCGCCGAAAAAGCGGTTAACCATCTTGGTTGCCAGATCAATCTCCTTGAGATCAATGGCCAGTCTGGCTGCCTGAATGAGCAGGAAATCCTTTCTCTCAAACCTGCCCAGTCCGGTGAGTGACATCTCTCCGGTTTTCAGGAACTCAGTCTTCATATTCCTTGCCGCATAGCCGGAAAGCAGACCGTAAACCGAGTCGAATATAGCGTAATTTTTGGCGATTAGCGTGCGGTAAATAGGCTCCGCATCGTCATAACGCTTCATCGAGGTGTAAACCTTAGCCTTCAGCAGAAGGTTTTTCGGCTCATTGTCCGTGGAGTTCAGCAGATCAAGCACACGCCTGTAGTCACCTGCGAGGAACAGACTCTCCGTCAGAGTGTCGAAAAACTGCATGTCTGCAAAATGTTTTCTGTATATTTTCACTGCCTCGTCATGCTGATCCAGCTTGAGATACGTGAGCATGAGGAGGTAATCAGTCTCTTTTTCAGTGTGGGGAACCTTTTTCAGTTCGGCCAGAGCGCCCTTGAAGTCTTTTTTATTGTAAAGAATCGCAGCGCGCAGTTTGGAGGCTTTTTCTCCCTGAAGATTGCCGAGAAGTCCTTCCGCAGCCTCATATTTCTGCCCGCCGATGGCTATTTCAGCCTTAAGCAGCTTGCAGTCATCTGTGAAGCAGTCCTCCACCAGCATCAGCGCATCCGCTGTTCTGCCCCGGAGGTAGTAAATCTGCCCCAGAACATAACGGGCTATTTTAACCTTTTCGTCCTCTTCGCTGGAATCTATGTATTTCAGGAGGAGAAACTCGGTTTTTGAAATATCCGTGCGGAAATATGCTATACCGCGGTAGAAATATGCACTCTCCATCAGTTCGCGGCTGAATATTATGCTGTCCAGACGGCGCACCGCCTGCGGATAGTCTTTCCCCGCCATTGCCGCAAGGCCGTTATAGTAGTTTATATAGTCCTTATTGATTTTCTTATCAAAGTTTATGCGGTCGCCGAAGGCGGGATCAAGCGCAGGGAACATCTGCCTGACGTAGAAGAAGAAAACGTTCAGCCTGTTTTCATCCGCCTTAAGCTTTCCGGTAAGCTCAGCCGCTCTGTTGACATTCCTGCCGAGAACAGCAAGCTTCGCGTTCAGAACATTTTTTGCCTCACCCTCAGGCATGGCATTAATCAGCTTTTCAGCCCCGGCTCTGTCTCCCCGTGAAAGAAGGGTGTCGGCTATCATGGGTGCTGTGTTCGCTGTTGCTTTGCCGGCAAGCTTTGCCACCTCTTCCGGTTTGCCGAGAAGGTAGTCCGCCACCACAGCGAAATCATACATATAAGGGAACTTGTCAAAAAGCTCCTTCTGCTCCGCAGCGGTCTTCTCTATCTGAGCGTAGTCCTTCCTCTGCATGAGGGAGTAGAGGTATGTATAAAGTGAATATTCGGTAAACTTCGGCTGTTCCCTGCCTGCGGTTATGACGGCAGGGTAGTTCTTTGTGTTGAAGTAATATGAGAAAAGGCTGTCTGTGGCTATATCACCCGCAGCACCGCCGGATTTGATAACGGTTTTAAGCGCATCCGCACCGCCTGAGAGATTGCCCGTTTCCATAAGGGAAAGACCGTAAAGGAGCGAACATTCCTGAATATAAGGTGTTCCTGCAAGCCTCTGTCTGTATTTCCCGTATGATTCAATAACCTGAATATATTCCTTTCGGATGAAGTTTTTCACTATGTTGTTGCGGTAGGCCCTTTCCCCCACAAAAACGGAAGAAAGGCTTGTGCCGAAGCTGCCGGAGTACATCCCGCCCGGTTCGGCGGATGAGTACTCTTTTTCCTGAGTGTTTTCCAGCCGGAAGCTTTCCTGCCTGATGTAGGTATCAAAGCCGGAGGCAACATTGAACGAAAGTGAAACGTCCATGTAGGAAGGCGCCACGCTGAACTTGGAAATATCCTCCCCCGTGAACGCAAATTCAGGGATGAGCACATCGGCAAAAGCCGGAACAGCGGTCAAAACAAAAAGCAGACAGGAGGCAACAAATTTTTTCATTATTCGCTTTCGGTTTTCTTTTCGGGCGAAGTAGCGTCAGAGCATCCGCCCTCGCATCCCACTATACCGCTGAAAAGCGAAACAGCCACGATAAGAACCATAAAAAGTCTAGTTAATTTCACCGCCGTCCTCCGTTGATCTTAATTTGTTATAAAGCCCGTGATGTGTCATATCAAACATAAGAGGCGTAACGCTGACATACCCCTGAGAAACCACATAGTCGTCAGAATTATCACGGTCGTCCCTCTTGTATTCCTCTCCGGTGAGCCAGAAGTATTTGTTCCCTTTCGGGTCTTCCCTCACGGCAAAGCTGTCCAGAAACTTGGTGTTGCCCTGAACAGCGTATCTCCACCCTTTAAGCTCCTCGTATTCAAGAGGAGGAACATTTATATTCAGAAGCATCCCGTTGTCAGTGTCCATATGGTAAAGCTTTCTGGCGAAAAATGCGCCGACCTTGGCCGCAGGTTCAAAGTTGCGGCATCTTTTGGAGGCGAGGCTGACCGCTATGGACTTTATGCCCAGCATAGCCCCTTCGGTAGCGGCGGAAACAGTGCCGGAATAAATTACGTTTGTGGCGACATTCGCACCGTGATTAATTCCGGAAACAACAAGATCCGGCTTTTCCGCAACGATGTTTGAGAGAGCTATTTTCACACAGTCGGCAGGGGTTCCCTTCACCGCAGTGCCGAAAAATTTGCCGTATCTGTAGAACTCCTCCGTGCGGAGGGGATCGTAAATTGTAATGGCATGCCCCACGGCGGACT
This window contains:
- a CDS encoding sensor domain-containing diguanylate cyclase, which produces MEMRKYVTLRITLLCVLLTAAMTAVIGMKSISDKKRDIGETLAETAYLTSDKLDRYMWSRYSEIKTFSRIEAVAETENYTSIRKTIENLQKNIPSFSWIGFTDTAGTVKASTGGILEGIDISKRPVFTEGIKGEFVGDVHDAVLLAKLLPNPSGEPMKFVDVSFAVEDASGSRKGVLAAHLSWEWVNDIKNKILEPVNKRKNISVYIISQDNTVLLGPKEEIGMTIALDSLKYARNNDSGWRVEDWGDGSKYLTGYSFSNGYGDYKGLGWTVLIRQPLNVAYQPVQQLQVFIISTGVLFTLIFSAAGWVFAGAVSSPIVSVAKAADKLRFGKIAPIPVYKGIKEIEVLSDSINDLILSLSSTESELNNMRSIALADKLTGLPNRAALERYLEKNTALAARQGFALEFMYIDLDGFKPINDTYGHAAGDEVLKEVGRRLTASVRKEEIAARIGGDEFAAVLFASDLTTGENVAARIIESVSMPVDIDGKSVRVGCSIGISLWESGNCTAEVFEKADKALYISKKNGKNRYTRN
- a CDS encoding class I SAM-dependent methyltransferase, with the translated sequence MNSLTEKIRARIADKGMITFAEFMNMALYEPEQGYYQKKNPFGHQGSFYTSVNASASFGRTLANAFADTAERLSLPACFCEMGAGSGMLANDILTHLKTSKPEFYAGLSYTIIEKSGYLIDCQRELLKEHEGKVSWKSFEEFGGFQGIFFSNELVDAFPVHRVIRLGEDVKELYVIEHEGGLTFYPDRLSTPKIQEYLDRINLRITDGQIVDLNLDMIGWVQALASKIEKGMVFTVDYGYPAENIFASYRRDGTVTCYFKHSQNNDFFERIGDQDITAFVDFTSLQSYGRDAGLEPVSLTPQWLFLVQSGILSEIENAETDLQKASVKALIMPEGGFGTNFFVLAQRRNVEIPDDFPYRKGAKETLDILAKMNGF
- a CDS encoding ExbD/TolR family protein; translation: MKFSRDDRKQSLDINITPLIDVVFLLLIFFMVSTSFIVSSSIDVDLPKAKGDPVEVKKNIRISINSEGGIHVNGVLYADDKVAGILDSLKNESPEATVVIEADKAATHGKVVFVMDAARKTGFAKFAIAVDEE
- a CDS encoding MotA/TolQ/ExbB proton channel family protein, with amino-acid sequence MLDSFVQIMEKGGVLMYPILFLSMISLGIFLERLYALRKERYMPKLFLDKLFEALSKKDLGAARTISSADASSAAKIASDVLNNLDLPISRLMEATEESGRYEARRLEKYLPTLQTIASVSPLLGLLGTVLGMIKTFIVISSQGVGDAQALAGGISEALLTTAAGLSVAIPTMIFYYIVRHRSDRVSLELEQATSKMINLIFKEGGQ
- a CDS encoding tetratricopeptide repeat protein, coding for MKKFVASCLLFVLTAVPAFADVLIPEFAFTGEDISKFSVAPSYMDVSLSFNVASGFDTYIRQESFRLENTQEKEYSSAEPGGMYSGSFGTSLSSVFVGERAYRNNIVKNFIRKEYIQVIESYGKYRQRLAGTPYIQECSLLYGLSLMETGNLSGGADALKTVIKSGGAAGDIATDSLFSYYFNTKNYPAVITAGREQPKFTEYSLYTYLYSLMQRKDYAQIEKTAAEQKELFDKFPYMYDFAVVADYLLGKPEEVAKLAGKATANTAPMIADTLLSRGDRAGAEKLINAMPEGEAKNVLNAKLAVLGRNVNRAAELTGKLKADENRLNVFFFYVRQMFPALDPAFGDRINFDKKINKDYINYYNGLAAMAGKDYPQAVRRLDSIIFSRELMESAYFYRGIAYFRTDISKTEFLLLKYIDSSEEDEKVKIARYVLGQIYYLRGRTADALMLVEDCFTDDCKLLKAEIAIGGQKYEAAEGLLGNLQGEKASKLRAAILYNKKDFKGALAELKKVPHTEKETDYLLMLTYLKLDQHDEAVKIYRKHFADMQFFDTLTESLFLAGDYRRVLDLLNSTDNEPKNLLLKAKVYTSMKRYDDAEPIYRTLIAKNYAIFDSVYGLLSGYAARNMKTEFLKTGEMSLTGLGRFERKDFLLIQAARLAIDLKEIDLATKMVNRFFGEFPDSQYVREGYLLRGRLFKNTGRLEQCIADADRLMAIGGSKEDALFLKADCTEAKDSAAAVKIYLQLTESERFRELANSKIAEVSRNPAEVLKSAEYFKDKDSELYYTGMDRYLSLLDGAELVKNEQTVKDMLVSKNVSVMPGAYFHQGRILEVKKQPEQAAAAYMKGYYLFPESKYAKQSLRKTVDIYKKLGKTSEAQVLEKKLSGK
- the surE gene encoding 5'/3'-nucleotidase SurE — protein: MKILLTNDDGIYSDGIYQLYLALSEFADVTVVAPLTEQSAVGHAITIYDPLRTEEFYRYGKFFGTAVKGTPADCVKIALSNIVAEKPDLVVSGINHGANVATNVIYSGTVSAATEGAMLGIKSIAVSLASKRCRNFEPAAKVGAFFARKLYHMDTDNGMLLNINVPPLEYEELKGWRYAVQGNTKFLDSFAVREDPKGNKYFWLTGEEYKRDDRDNSDDYVVSQGYVSVTPLMFDMTHHGLYNKLRSTEDGGEIN